From the genome of Magnolia sinica isolate HGM2019 chromosome 12, MsV1, whole genome shotgun sequence:
CGCCCAGCTGTGCCGGTGAAAGCTTGGGTCCATTGGTTCACGGGGTGTTTCCCTTGCAAGAGAAGCACTCCGGGGTCCCTCTCCTTTGAATCCTAAACCCATGATAAGGGAATGGACAGTTGGGACTCAAATCCCAAGTCCCTATGCGTGGGGTCGAATCCTTATACCGTTTTGGGTGGGTGGACCCCACGAGGAGAATGGACGTCTTGGATCGTCCGGAAAATGGCCACGGTGGCCCACTTTGAAGCTCAAAGGCCATTGTTTTTAAAACAATGAGTGGTAGGATGAAGAGTTGAACACGACAAGtaaatataattttatttattacaaatacttgTACACAACAATGGTATACTTTACAACACTCACAAACTATCACTCTTGAATGACAACTCTCACACACAAGGAAAAACTTTTTTGAAGTCTTAATACTTGGACACCTTACTTTTACTCTTGAACTCACTCTTTATTGTTTATGTGTTATGTACATAATGAGGCTCTTCCCATATTTATAGAGAGCTATGGAAGATTCTAGaatcaatataactctaaagggtTATAGAAGCTTCCAGAAATCCTATAAAGTTCTATTATATTCCGGAACATTCTAAGAGAATCCGGAAGGTTCTAGCATAGTCCGGAACATTGTGGAAGAGTCAAGAAAACTCTATCAAACTCTAGAAGTTTCTGGAAGATTCTAGAGAATTCTAGAACTTTTCAAAAATGTCTGGAAGTTTTTGGAAGACTCCGGAATATTTAAGAGAGGTGGTGATGACATTTAACAGTCCCCCTCAGCACCAACTCTCACAAttctgccttggtcatcatgccaAGTTGTTTTTTGAATTCGGTGAACTTAGTATTGCTAAGTCCTTTTGTGAGTATGTCTGCAACTTGATCATCGGTCTTCACATGACTCATCTCGATTTCTTCttgaagtaccttctctctcACGAAGTGATAGTGTACCTCCACATACTTAGTCCTGGCATGAAACACTGGATTCTCAGCCAAGCAGAATGCTGATAGATTGTCGCGGCGCAATATCATTGGATAATCATCTAGTTGATGAAGATCCCTCATTAAATGTATAAGCCATGTGCTTTCTTGTGCTGCCATCGCCATTGCTCTGTATTCAGCCTCCGTGGTTGATAAAGATACTGTAGGTTGTCTCTTGCTACACCAAGAGATTGCTCCTGAGCCAAGGTTGAATACGTATCCAGTAGTTGATCGTCGTGTATCATGATCACCACCATAGTCAGCATCGCAGTACCCAACTATCTTGCATACTCCACTTTTCTTATATAATAGACCAAGGTCTATCGTACCCTTCACATACCTCAGTATTTGACATACTGCTTCAAGTTGCGGCTTCTTTGGTATTTGTATGAACCGGCTAACCACACCAACTGCATAAGCTATATCTGGTCGTGATAATGTAAAGTAGATTAGAATACCAACTATTTGTTGGTACATAGTTACATCTTCCAAGTCTTTTCCTTCTTCCGAACATAGTCTGGCGTTAACCTCTATAGGTTTGGCAATTGGCTTGCATTCAAGCATCCCATATTTCTTTAATAGGTCTTTGGCATACTTCTGCTGACAGAGGAATCTGCCTTTGTTGCTTTGGTCAATCTCTAACCCAATAAAATGCTTTAGTTCTCCAAGTTCCTTCATTTGGAATCGCACAAACAAGTTCTCTCTTGTCCTTTCAATCTCACTGTCATTATCTCCAGTGATGATTAAGTCATCCACGTATACTAGCACTATTGCTAGTTTACCTTCCTGAAATTTTACAAAGAGACTGGAGTCCACAGGTGCCACCGAGAACCCACTTTGCACTAAAAATTCCCCTATCTtgtcgtaccatgccctaggtgcttattTAAGCTCATACAAGGCCTTCTTTAGTTTGCAGACGTAATCTTGATGCCTTTTACTCTGGAAACCACTTGGCTGCTCCATGTAGATATCTTGATCAATTTCTCCATGTAGAAAGgcattcttcacatccatctgccaCAACTTCCAAGATTTGCTCGCTGCAAGTGCTAGTAATACTCGCACCATTATAATTTTTTCTACTGggctaaaagtctcatcatagTCCAACCCATATTCTTGTGAGAATCCTCTAGCCACTAGTCGAGCTTTGTACCTTTTTATTGATCCATCAGGGTGAGTCTTGACTTTGTATACCCATTTGCATGATATCAACTTCACATCCTTGGGTTTTAGAACTAGTTCCCAAGTCTGATTTTGGTTCAATGCCTTAATATCTTCTTCCAACGCCTTCTGCCATTTTATGTCTCGGGATGCTTCTTCAAATGTCGTTAGCTCTTTCACAGTCTCTTCTTCTGCTAAGGCAGCATCCACGTATCTTGGGTTAAGCTTTCTTTATCTAGTCAACCTCCTAAGTGGTGGGTTGTCTACCGCACCCTCTTGTTGACTCGGGCAAAGCTCTTCTAGACTACTTTGATGTACTCTAGTTTGCCATGGACTCATCGATTTATCTAGTGTTCCAAACAGATTAGGCACTTACTCACCATCTCATGCTATAGGCATCAACTCCTTAGTTGAACTAGGAGATTCTTCTCCTTCCCTTGTCTCCTCCATCTTCTCATGCAATTCATCTTCTAAGTCTTGAGAGTTTGGCAGCTCCTCCTTCAGTGGTGACCACCATGATGAGGTTTCATCAAAGACAACATTTCTAGATATATAGCACCCTGAATCAACGATCCAATCATCACTGTAGTTGATAGCTCCTTGATTGGAAACTGCGGTAAGGGCTATTTCACCAGTCTTTGTCACTATTGAGGAAGCAGCTACTTCGTCAATGACTGCGTTAGACTGCTTGAGTGGTTCGTCAAAATCTATCTCTTTATCTGAACAATCTCCTTTGATAGATTCAGACACTGCTAAGGATGTCTGAAAGTCCCAATCATCTTCACTGTCTTCTTGGTGATTTCTAGAAGTCACCAAGTTACCTTCGACTGATTTTTTCTTGAACCAACAATTTTTTACAAAGTGACATTTCTTGCCGCAATTGAAACACTCTATATCACACCTTCGAGATACGGATGATCGTCGTTTATTTGTGTTGTTGTCGGATTGAACTCCCCCTATCCGAGGACTTCTTCCTTATGCTTCTCTCTTCTTGGACTTTCCAAAGTTCTGCTAACTTTATTTGCCCTTTCTGTTTTGCTGTCGATGTCCGCCTTTTTTATTATTACAGTAGAATGTTTCATTTTCCTTGTTTATCGATGCTCCAACCATTTGTTTACATAAACTTTCTTGATTGGCCAACAAATTCTCCAACTCTATGAGAGTAGGTTGAGTAGGCCAACCTCGTATTGCCGTGATAAAAGTATTATACTCGGGCTTCAACCCGTGTATAATGATCCTCCTCATTCTTTCCTCATGAATATTTGCTTTAGGATCCAATTTTGAAATTTCTCGGCATAAATCCTTCACACCTGTAAAGTATTCGCTTATCGACTTATTTCCTTGGGTGGTGGACATTAACTTATTCTCCAAATATTGAAGTCGAGCATCATTTGTTTTTGGAAACAATGATGCAAAGGTGTCTCATGCCATCTTGGGTGTGTCATCATCCTTGATTCGCACGAGCAATTCATCCTCGATGGTTGACTTGAGCACGTACATTACCTCCCAGCCTTAATCTTCCACTTTTGGA
Proteins encoded in this window:
- the LOC131220300 gene encoding uncharacterized mitochondrial protein AtMg00810-like, whose product is MVRVLLALAASKSWKLWQMDVKNAFLHGEIDQDIYMEQPSGFQSKRHQDYEGKLAIVLVYVDDLIITGDNDSEIERTRENLFVRFQMKELGELKHFIGLEIDQSNKGRFLCQQKYAKDLLKKYGMLECKPIAKPIEVNARLCSEEGKDLEDVTMYQQIVGILIYFTLSRPDIAYAVGVVSRFIQIPKKPQLEAVCQILRYVKGTIDLGLLYKKSGVCKIVGYCDADYGGDHDTRRSTTGYVFNLGSGAISWCSKRQPTVSLSTTEAEYRAMAMAAQESTWLIHLMRDLHQLDDYPMILRRDNLSAFCLAENPVFHARTKYVEVHYHFVREKVLQEEIEMSHVKTDDQVADILTKGLSNTKFTEFKKQLGMMTKAEL